A region of Periplaneta americana isolate PAMFEO1 chromosome 16, P.americana_PAMFEO1_priV1, whole genome shotgun sequence DNA encodes the following proteins:
- the LOC138691564 gene encoding zinc finger protein 235-like isoform X2, with product MSYYSEECVDQERDLTSEVKVDEDPMPISFRMAKHEPEDRYFSDQHVTGIKEEYVAHSHGLTTEIKFEEDPEPFSFPVVKREPEEEQSGLDTVNEEPRVEGTAEDNEIFTEWIAATKERTVSSEFNSFAHEENDTVCEIPKNSNSSGEHAATDEDKKPLQFEISKGCLSNPAKSTTHLSERVVKNGYKCDICGKSFSTSRGVKRHEFLHTGEKPFSCDVCGKCFSQSSHLRCHERLHTGEKTFKCDVCGNYFSRSSNLRRHERLHTSEKPFRCDVCGRCFSASSSLRRHKLGHIGDKPFKCDDCGKCFSQLSHVRRHELVHTGEKPFKCDVCGKCFSRSSHLKRHELLHIGGKTFKCQARNVTNPVIVVFP from the exons TTCCGTATGGCGAAACATGAACCAGAG GATCGGTATTTTTCGGATCAGCATGTGACTGGTATAAAGGAGGAATATGTGGCCCACAGCCATGGTCTCACAACTGAGATAAAATTTGAGGAAGATCCGGAGCCATTTTCGTTTCCTGTGGTGAAacgtgaacctgag GAAGAGCAGAGTGGCTTGGACACAGTGAATGAGGAGCCAAGGGTGGAAGGAACAGCAGAGGACAACGAGATTTTCACAGAATG GATTGCAGCTACCAAAGAGAGGACTGTTTCATCGGAATTCAACAGTTTTGCACATGAAGAGAACGACACTGTATGTGAGATTCCCAAGAATTCAAATTCCTCAGGAGAACATGCCGCAACTGATGAAGATAAGAAGCCATTGCAATTCGAAATATCTAAAGGATGTCTCTCCAATCCTGCAAAATCGACTACGCATTTAAGTGAGCGTGTAGTCAAGAATGGTTACAAATGCGATATTTGTGGTAAAAGTTTTTCGACGTCTCGTGGTGTAAAAAGGCATGAATTCCTGCACACAGGAGAGAAACCTTTCagttgtgatgtttgtggtaagtgtttttcgcAGTCGAGTCATCTAAGATGCCATGAACGccttcacacaggcgagaaaacTTTCAAATGTGACGTTTGTGGTAACTATTTCTCGCGGTCGAGTAATTTAAGAAGACATGAACGCCTGCACACAAGTGAAAAACCTTTcagatgtgatgtttgtggtaggTGTTTCTCGGCGTCTAGTAGTCTTAGAAGGCATAAACTCGGGCACATTGGtgacaaacctttcaaatgcgatgatTGTGGCAAATGTTTTTCGCAATTGAGTCATGTTAGACGCCATGAACTCGTTCACACaggtgagaaacctttcaaatgtgatgtttgtggtaagtgtttctcgcggTCGAGTCATCTTAAAAGGCATGAACTCTTGCACATAGGTGGGAAAACTTTCAAGTGTCAAGCGAGAAACGTTACAAATCCGGTGATTGTTGTGTTTCCCTAA
- the LOC138691564 gene encoding zinc finger protein 664-like isoform X3 has translation MFAVRKDRYFSDQHVTGIKEEYVAHSHGLTTEIKFEEDPEPFSFPVVKREPEEEQSGLDTVNEEPRVEGTAEDNEIFTEWIAATKERTVSSEFNSFAHEENDTVCEIPKNSNSSGEHAATDEDKKPLQFEISKGCLSNPAKSTTHLSERVVKNGYKCDICGKSFSTSRGVKRHEFLHTGEKPFSCDVCGKCFSQSSHLRCHERLHTGEKTFKCDVCGNYFSRSSNLRRHERLHTSEKPFRCDVCGRCFSASSSLRRHKLGHIGDKPFKCDDCGKCFSQLSHVRRHELVHTGEKPFKCDVCGKCFSRSSHLKRHELLHIGGKTFKCQARNVTNPVIVVFP, from the exons GATCGGTATTTTTCGGATCAGCATGTGACTGGTATAAAGGAGGAATATGTGGCCCACAGCCATGGTCTCACAACTGAGATAAAATTTGAGGAAGATCCGGAGCCATTTTCGTTTCCTGTGGTGAAacgtgaacctgag GAAGAGCAGAGTGGCTTGGACACAGTGAATGAGGAGCCAAGGGTGGAAGGAACAGCAGAGGACAACGAGATTTTCACAGAATG GATTGCAGCTACCAAAGAGAGGACTGTTTCATCGGAATTCAACAGTTTTGCACATGAAGAGAACGACACTGTATGTGAGATTCCCAAGAATTCAAATTCCTCAGGAGAACATGCCGCAACTGATGAAGATAAGAAGCCATTGCAATTCGAAATATCTAAAGGATGTCTCTCCAATCCTGCAAAATCGACTACGCATTTAAGTGAGCGTGTAGTCAAGAATGGTTACAAATGCGATATTTGTGGTAAAAGTTTTTCGACGTCTCGTGGTGTAAAAAGGCATGAATTCCTGCACACAGGAGAGAAACCTTTCagttgtgatgtttgtggtaagtgtttttcgcAGTCGAGTCATCTAAGATGCCATGAACGccttcacacaggcgagaaaacTTTCAAATGTGACGTTTGTGGTAACTATTTCTCGCGGTCGAGTAATTTAAGAAGACATGAACGCCTGCACACAAGTGAAAAACCTTTcagatgtgatgtttgtggtaggTGTTTCTCGGCGTCTAGTAGTCTTAGAAGGCATAAACTCGGGCACATTGGtgacaaacctttcaaatgcgatgatTGTGGCAAATGTTTTTCGCAATTGAGTCATGTTAGACGCCATGAACTCGTTCACACaggtgagaaacctttcaaatgtgatgtttgtggtaagtgtttctcgcggTCGAGTCATCTTAAAAGGCATGAACTCTTGCACATAGGTGGGAAAACTTTCAAGTGTCAAGCGAGAAACGTTACAAATCCGGTGATTGTTGTGTTTCCCTAA